ACTCATTTGTTGTTCTTAAAATATGTTGCCAATACAATTACCATTTTATCGTCATCAAAAGAAATAGGAACGTGATTTAAACCCTCGAGATCGCAGAAAACCCTCCACCCTACCTCATGTATTAAAAGAAACACAAatacttatgtgagacggtctcataaattaattttatgatacatatatttcatttaggtcacctatgaaaaatattacttttatgttaaaattattatttttcacacTGTAAATATGAGTACGACTCATTTTCTAGGTTTGACCAATTATCATCAAAGGAAATATATTACTGTTATATGATAACTTAAACAAATTTTCAGGAATATGAACTTTTTATCTCTTATTCCAAGATTCGCACTAATGTCTCTTAATCGGTAGACATTTATCATATCAAATATACTtctattattaaatgaaaatacttttaactATTTTATATNNTTTGTGCGTAACCgacaaaataaaatgttattttcagCTTTTTTTTCTAAATGCTAATCATACTCTCATGatcaaatttatcatttaaaagaGGGCTAAAAGTCAAATGATGCAATCATGTAATTCACCTCCCAAATAGGtggatttatttgttttttttattacaacgattagaaaaattaaaaaaaaaaacaaaatttttattatagactaacatgtaaaatatatatatatatatatatataagcccTGACATTTATTACGGGTCAGAATTGGAGTCCCTAAATCATCGCTCAATGATAAATGAGACTGGGGTGCAGAATCGAACCCCTCTGTTGTTGTCGGTCAGATAGTTCAATATCGAAATAATTTCAGAGATTTTTAATGGCATTGTCTGACCGCGTTAAAAATATCGGaactggttttttttttttttaaagaaataatttaatttttatcagaatattccttttttcaatatttacatatAAAAGATAGAAACATTACTTTAATTTGAAACTTAATAAAACGTATTATTGGATATTATTGTAATCTTCCTTCCCCAACGAAGATACCAACCACGGAATGCAAAGTCGTATTTATTTTCTTGCCAACACCTAACTCTAACCTAACTTCGAACTATATATCCATCGATCCACGTACGGGTGCTTACAGGAGATTTGCACAAGTTACAATTGCAACATTTtatcaataatttgaaaaaaaaatttacaatgtttTTTGCGATTTTTATTCACTATCTTgacaaatttcaattttagtataGTATATTTAAATTGTGAacatttttactcattttttaTTTGGAGTATTGATTGAAAATTGTGGATTTGATTGTTTGAGTAAGTATTTTGTAAGATGATCTCAATGTGGATCTACATCCGTGATACAGGTCAACTCGATCCATAATTTgagtaaaaagtaatattttttgcataaaaatatttttttcatgagttCAGTCTGATATGAGATatgtttcataaaattaaacTATGATACGGTCTTATAAGAggtttatttttattgatttaggagtaaatataataaataatctgATTGACTTAAttatgattaaataattaagtataTAGGCAAGTCACCCCTATCACTCTTATAAGAAAACTGCTAAGCAGTTTGGTTGTATCAATTTCTGACAAAAATATcaaatgttattattattgttgatattattatgtTTAGGATAGCTTGTCAACCaactcaaaaacaaaaaaattaaatcgaaaaaatataatttttgaaatttagatggaaaattaatttaaaaaaatgcattCCTTGATTTactacatggatttttatgagtttattttttttattttatcgcattaattttatttcaaaatccaTCATAATGAATATAAAttgaattataataataaatttctgTCATGAGATTATTTTTAAGCATACCATGAAAATGagattgttaaaaataaaaataaaaaaaaattactgctTTACGTCACATAGGATAaggaaattgaaaataaaaactttCTTCTTGTCAAACACCCATCAGCTAAAACGTAAGTAATCATCCCTTTCGAATATGGAGGCAAGTaaccattttatttatttaattattattattattattgctgAATCGAAGTTCGTTGCAATCGGATTTCGAGCTTCAGATCTTATCTTAAATTTGAGACTTTACGGCTGTTGTTCGACGAGCTATAAGCCCTATTGATGGGCAATCTTGAGTCTAGTTGTAACCGGTTTGGAACCGGTTCCGGCATCGGTGAATCCGGAACTGATAAGCATGCCTAGTTTTAAGTTAAGCTACTTGATTTATAGTTTACTGGATCTGAGgagataaatataatttttcccgtGCACGATAAAGTCCTACTATCTAGACCCGAGTCACCCAAAATTGGTCTATGTGAAGCTAAAGTACAAAGATAAAGGGCTAACGTAACAGTTGTGTAAGAAATTTCAAAGGTTCattaatggaaaaaaaataaaaataaaatgaaatgaaagaaaaacCGTGATCTCTGCTGGATTCTTGAGTTCCCATTTTGATCTCTTTATTTCTCTCTCACACAGAAACCCATTAATTACCAGTCTGCGACAGCAGCCATATATGATATATCTCCACTTCTTCTCCTCCACTTTGCAACTCAATATTTCGGACAAAGAATTAAGTTATTGCATATAAAAGTCCCACTGTACTTCATGGATcatcattatattatttaaaagaacCCTGGCTTTTGCTGTTTGAAttgatttgtatatatattccCTTTTCTTTTGTGGATGGTGATCTTATCTTATCATCTCAGTTTCAATCATTTCGTCTCCAACATCTTGTTTTTTGAAGGGCGGCATATATAGATAGATTCTTGGAATATTGGGCTGGGTTTTTGTGTTTATATAGAATATCTCAATGCATGTGAGATCTGAAGGACTCAGAATCTTGATTCCTACTCTTTGAGTTTCTCCTCGAATTATTCTGTTTTGCGCCGATTCTTGAAACTTAGATTCGATGAATAATCATCAGCGACTGCAAGAACAACAGCAGTTCCAGCGAAATATGATGCAGGCGCAGCAGCAAACGGGCTCTGGATTAGCCCGGTATCGATCGGCTCCGAGTTCATATTTTGCCACCCTTTTGAGCAGAAACGATTCTTCCAACCATGGCAGATCGGAAACTGAGGATTTTGAGCAGATGTTCAACCTCCGGGCTTCTAGTCCTGAGACACACAGAATCTTCTCCAGATTCATGAATTCTTCGGACAATATTCAAGAACAGCAGTTACAGATACAGCCGCAATCTCAGTCGAACTCTCCGTTTCTGCCACCTAGGAAAGATTCAGAATCCAATCAGTTGCAGAGGCAGAAGAGCCATGATTATTCATCAGTTTCTCAGATGATGTATCAGAATCATAGTTCCGAAGCTGAAAATTCTGTCACGGACAATTCGTGTAACAGGTTACTAGGTTCCATTAGCTCGAACCGAGTCGCGCAGATCAAGATGGAAGACGGTGGCCGCATCAGCGGTCGCTTCGACGGCAGCTCAAATCTCACCCGACATAGCAGTTCACCAGCTGGACTATTTGCTAGCATAAATATCGAAAATGGTAATGTATTTCGTTTTACCTTTTAACCTGTCATATAAATTATATGACAGGTTTCTCAAGTGaagtttatttaaaaaatatatactcCAACAGGTTATTTGTCATTTTTCTCAAGTATCAAACAGGAAAAATCTCCTTCTGCTAATGTCTGAATCAGATTTTGTAGTTTCAATCTGATAAGCAGAAACATGTATAAATTGAGTTTTCGATACGGAGTAAACTCGATTCCAAACGAGTTCTAACGATTCACAGAGTTCTGGCCTCACAACGAGAGGAATGGGGAATCTTGGGCCTAATGCAGAAACATCACCACTTTTCTCTTCAATGCatccttttttttcttcaggaatCATGACTCCAATATCTGAAATTTCGAGCAAAGACCTCGGAGATAACGGTCCAGGCGACACCCATTTTGACGATGATCATGCTGATTATAACGAATATATCCAAGGACGTTTCTCTGTTAACTCATGGGAGGACTCAGAGATTATGTCCGATAATTTCCTCAATTCAAACAAGAGCGTGAATACCTCAGATGACCAGGTTCTTGCATAGTGATCCTTCTTCTTTTTCAGATTATTTCAGTcttatgatgtttaaatcatgaGCTGTAATGAGCAGAACACCGAAATCGGAAACCACCCCACGTCTTTGTTATCTCATCACCTAAGTTTACCGAGAAGTTCCGCCGAATTATCCGCGATGGAGAAGCTGTTGCAAGATTCGGTACCATGTAGAACCAGAGCGAAAAGGGGCTGTGCCACCCACCCTCGAAGCATTGCTGAAAGAGTAACGATTTCTTAGATAAAAATGGAGTTTCCAAGTGTGAGAACTTTTTAGTTTTTCATAAAGcttgattaaattatttcagGTTAGAAGAACCAAGATCAGTGAGCGCATGAGGAAATTGCAAGAACTTGTTCCCAACATGGAAAAGGTATAGCAAACTTTTCCCACATTAATATTTGCTAATCAAAACCGATGTTTCTTTACATTTCGATCGATTCGTGCAGCAAACAAATACATCAGATATGTTGGATTTAGCTGTTGATTACATTAAGGATCTTCAGACACAAGTAAAGGTAGACAGACATCTAGAGTTACTTCAAATTCAagcacttcatttttttttgtgtgacaAAATCCATGTGTTTTCACCGTTATCTTATTCGTTTTTTTCCGGATTTATGAACTTCACAGGCACTCTCGGATAATCGCACAAAATGTACGTGCTTTGCAAAGCAGAGACCATAGATCGAACGGCTCCAATATCAGGATCAAGAAATGCTTGTGAGGGAGAAATAAGTTGAGATATCAGTTCAACTGGAGTAGACGAAGCCTAACTTAGCATTATGGTGGAGCAAAGGAGGGTAGAATGGTCATTTAGTATGTCAACAAACAGAACTGGTTGtatgaaatatgaatatttcTTTGTGGATTCTATTGTAAGATTATGGCATTACATATATTTGGAAATTTATATTCTAAATTCAAAGAAACACACTGATCACTACTTAAGATGCTAAAATTATgatctattttaataatttgattttctAATGCAGTCCCCATTAATCGcgacttattttttttaaaaaaaattctttgagTTTTATTTTCTAGGCGTCGTCGTtcccaataaaaaaaaacatttcgaACTAATTGTTGCTTATttctgatatatatataaacaattgATACAACCTAGAATATATTATATCTTCCCGACCCTCTCATTTCATCGTCCCCTCCCTATCACTAACTAGCCATCTCGAGTCCTTCCGCAAGTCGGCATCATCCGGTTAAAGCAGCAAACTCTTGATCTTAAAAACTATGCATAAGACAAGACATAACAGAGAAAAAGGGTTGTCCTGTATTTGAGATTTTGAATGAGTGGCAAGTGTTAGGTGCATATTTTGTACATACAACCGAATCTAAGAAAAAGGGGGAAGTGAGGCCCTTACGTGGATCGGACTAAATGTGGTCCAATTTTCACCATGGCGTGGCTTATTTTTCGCTGGAACATTTTGAATTGTATTGTGGACAAGCACAAAATGCTCGAGAAAATATGTGTGGGTTTGGTTCTGTGGACCCTCTAAAGTTCCACTTTACCCCTTATCTCCATCCCACTATACTCTATTTCGTTTCCAATTGCTTATTTTTTACTATTTCAAGTTAAGGATTCAGACATCGAATTTCTCCAATccagtaaaaattaataaaataaaataatgtagtTCATCATATAAAAATGACATGTTAATGTTTATGGGTTATGAGCACACAAATAAGATAGAGAACGCcgagaaaaatttaaaatatcatcaagAATACTGtataattcaaaaattatgtttcagatGTTGTACGGTTTAAAAGATGTACGTTACTATGATAtcattatttatagattttggtACATATTATTATAGGATAACACTTTTTTCCCCTATTACTATATGAATTAATCTCTTTCAAATTTGTTTGGAGAGAAAGCTTTTGGTTAGTATAAAGATAGAAACTCGtgatgcataaaaaaaatataattaaattcttCGAATCAAATACAAACATATAAGTGGAACAAGATTACATGCTTAAACTTTacattatcgagaataaaatttttttaac
This genomic window from Primulina huaijiensis isolate GDHJ02 chromosome 7, ASM1229523v2, whole genome shotgun sequence contains:
- the LOC140981402 gene encoding transcription factor bHLH130-like, giving the protein MNNHQRLQEQQQFQRNMMQAQQQTGSGLARYRSAPSSYFATLLSRNDSSNHGRSETEDFEQMFNLRASSPETHRIFSRFMNSSDNIQEQQLQIQPQSQSNSPFLPPRKDSESNQLQRQKSHDYSSVSQMMYQNHSSEAENSVTDNSCNRLLGSISSNRVAQIKMEDGGRISGRFDGSSNLTRHSSSPAGLFASINIENGIMTPISEISSKDLGDNGPGDTHFDDDHADYNEYIQGRFSVNSWEDSEIMSDNFLNSNKSVNTSDDQNTEIGNHPTSLLSHHLSLPRSSAELSAMEKLLQDSVPCRTRAKRGCATHPRSIAERVRRTKISERMRKLQELVPNMEKQTNTSDMLDLAVDYIKDLQTQVKALSDNRTKCTCFAKQRP